One segment of Anatilimnocola aggregata DNA contains the following:
- a CDS encoding histone deacetylase family protein — protein MPRVVYDSHYNIGCWGSDRLHPFDTRKYARSWQELQRTLGPQLAQCHQQVDRPVTDEELLLIHSPEYMARLRSSAAIAAVTEVPLLKRLPTWLLRWALLTPMRWAARGTVLACRAAIASGIAVNLGGGFHHAKYDRGEGFCFFSDIALAIHQLRTEQRIMAGDRIAYIDLDAHQGNGVCHFFENDGDVFIFDLYNADIYPSYELRSRQRIDCDLPVHSGCTGDEYLRLVRSHLPPFLDSISRNGKVVLGIYNAGTDVSERDALGRLSLTDADVFERDHFTLAQFRQRNIPVAMLTSGGYTAHSYQLIANTIGEILRDG, from the coding sequence ATGCCCCGAGTAGTTTATGACTCCCACTACAACATCGGATGCTGGGGATCGGATCGACTACATCCGTTCGACACGCGAAAGTACGCGCGTTCCTGGCAGGAATTACAACGGACTCTCGGCCCGCAGCTCGCACAGTGTCACCAGCAGGTTGATCGGCCTGTTACTGATGAAGAATTGCTGCTGATTCATTCGCCCGAATACATGGCTCGCCTTCGCTCGTCGGCTGCCATCGCTGCAGTGACAGAAGTTCCGCTTCTTAAGCGATTGCCCACCTGGCTACTCCGGTGGGCGTTGCTGACGCCAATGCGGTGGGCTGCGCGCGGAACGGTGCTTGCTTGTCGCGCGGCGATCGCGAGCGGAATCGCGGTCAATCTAGGAGGCGGATTTCATCACGCGAAATATGATCGCGGCGAGGGATTCTGCTTTTTCTCCGATATCGCCTTGGCAATTCACCAACTGCGAACCGAGCAACGAATCATGGCAGGCGATCGAATTGCATACATTGATCTCGATGCTCACCAGGGAAATGGTGTCTGCCATTTTTTTGAGAACGACGGAGATGTCTTTATTTTTGATTTGTACAACGCAGACATTTATCCGAGCTATGAGTTGCGATCGCGGCAGCGGATCGATTGCGATTTACCGGTTCACTCGGGATGTACTGGCGACGAATACCTTCGCTTAGTGCGCAGTCACCTCCCTCCGTTTCTTGATTCCATCTCGCGCAACGGAAAGGTTGTTCTGGGGATCTATAATGCCGGCACCGATGTCAGCGAGCGTGACGCCTTAGGGCGACTATCGCTCACTGATGCCGACGTCTTCGAACGAGACCATTTTACTCTTGCTCAATTCCGTCAGAGAAACATTCCTGTCGCGATGCTCACCAGCGGCGGATACACAGCGCACAGCTATCAACTTATTGCCAATACAATCGGAGAGATATTGCGCGATGGATGA